agaggcttttacaccctgacaagaatacaattctgggggaaacactgaatcctcgTAATGTTTTGACATGAAAGTGGTCAAATCAACACAAAACTTCAGCTATCGGCAAATGTTGGTCTctgccttcaaaaccccatatcggtcaaaccctaatcGTCACAGCCGAAAGATTCTTTCTTTCGAGTGTCCTGGTGATTCAATGGGTTTGGATGTGAGCTATGTGCTTGCAACATTGTGGTTTCTCAgcttttgttgcatgtcattcttcctctctgtctcccatctctcctgtcactctaCATTATCACTTGTGCTATCAAGCGAAACAGAAATgccctaaaaataaaaaatgtttttttctgtaatcaTTACTCGAATGCTGTTCCTGAAAAACATCTATATTTTCATACATATTTTCACCACTGACAATTCTGtttcttcatccctcctctcagCCCACTCAGACACAAGACTCTCTCCAATAAAAACTGATCCTTTTTCTTGTGGCTttcaaaaatgtgacatttcctctccttgctctgacactcttcccctctctcctaccttccttccctctctccccctgtcctgTGCAGCTGGAATGAGTGGCTGCGGCTGCCAGTCAAGTACCCAGACCTTCCCCAGAGCGCCCAGGTTGCCCTCACAGTGTGGGACGTCTACGGGCCGGGCAGAGCCGTCCCCGTCGGGGGAACCACCGTCACCCTCTTTGGCAAATATGGGTGAGTCTTGCCTTGCAGTAAAGCTTGTGGTTTGTTACTGATGGGATAAAATAGAATTACCAGGATGAAAAATAGTCTTTGGCCTCAACTCAGGcacagttaaaaacacacattaacaacatttaCCTTgattctttaaagctgcaccaggcaagatttttatgtaaaaatacacccgtcttatcagcttTAATCATAAAGTgggaagagcgtcccatccccttTCCAAGCTAaaataagatagcactttattgatcccctttgGGAAATTCAGCTCTATGTGAAATAAAAATTCTCCATCCTCTCCCGCTCTAGTATGTTCCGGCAAGGGATGCACGACCTGAAGGTGTGGCcgggggtggagggggacggAGGGGAGCCCACCACTACACCGGGAcgcaccagcagcagcctggcagaGGACCAGATGGGCAGGCTGGCcaaggtgggggggggtcagggTTAAGGATTGGtgtcagagggaggagggagtgtgtttgtttggggatACAAGGTCTGGattttgtgtaagtgtgtgagtgacagcGAGTGGGAAGGGcaggtggaaggagggaaggatggacgGTAAGCAAGTATGTGATAgagagacactgtgtgtgtttgtgtgttagagacacacacatacatgcagagtgtgtgtgtgtgtgtgtgtgagagagagaggaatcctCCTGTACGAAGCCCTGTCTAAACCATCGTCTGTTCCAGGGCCCTGACCTGGAGGTACTCAGTGATGTGAGTACAAGAGGAGGAGTGGGCGCTGGGAATGCGgaacgtgcgtgtgtgcgcgtgcgcgtgtgtgtgtgtgtgtgtgtgtgtactgtatgtgtgtgaaccAGACCTTGGCCagacagtatttgcaaataactAATTTTCTTTTAACCTGTGTGgcgtaccagatgggtggggctaACCgcatcaggacagttcagatTGTGTCAGGTAAATTCTTAATTACAGATACTTTCTctggaaaaatggaaaagatGTAATGggaaaactccacccatctggcacgtcagtaggataaaacaaaccataCAATGCATTTGCAAACACtttttgacccaggtctggtgtGAACACTTCAGTTTTCTGTCAAGGTGTATGTCTGTGCTCTTGAAAGCATCACACACATTCTTGGACTTTAAGttttctgctgttgctgtgtgtgagtgtattttgtgtaagtgtgtatgcatgGACTTCATGTATATGAGGACACAAGGATATTATGTCAGTGTATGAGGATATAATGTTCGTGGAATGTTGAGAGGGGGGCGTTAGGgagtatatttcattttaacattACTTGATGTGTCCTAAGGATTGGATTGGCTTGTTTTTTAATGATTGGATTCctaaaacacactcactcactacTCTTTTGTGATTTGTCACAAGAGCAGTGGATGTAATTAAATCCCTGGGTTTTTATAGGCTGCTGCCAGTTCATATGATTTGTTAAAGAGTGGAATACTAACTCTTAACCAGCTGAGTTGTGGGCTTCTTGTTCATGGCAGAGTCTGTGCTTACTTGCCCTACACCCACACTGACTGTCGAGTGGATTGGCTGCTGAGTGTGTGATTGAGAGATGCTGAATTGGCTGCTGGTCACTCTAGTTGTGCATGATTGGTCCAGCTGTCTGCACATCAACCACCGTGCTGTAACCAACTCTGCtgcaaccttttttttatttcaatgaaccattttctctctgccttttctgtacatccttccctccacttctcttgtctctctcccctcctgtctttctccctctctgtcctcatccAGCTGACGAAGGCCCATCGGCAGGGCCACATGGTGAAGGTAGACTGGCTGGACCGTCTGACCTTCAGAGAGATTGAGATGATAAACGAGGTGAGTTCATGTAGCCGGGGTCGTTTTTCCGACTCCTCTAAATATAACCTGTGGATTTAATCTCTGATCTCACATGGGCCATACGTCTTACGAGATGCTGAAAAAGCCACTTGACCAGACTCAAGTACAGATCAGTCACACGTGTGTAGGTGAAGAAGTCAAAGGCTTTCATTGTGCGCTCAGTTCAATGACTGTGTTGTTCTTGTAGGGAAATTGATTTGCAGCATGTTTCATGTTTAAAAAGCGTTGCAGCAAGAGTACATAATCAACATAACACTGTCACACAGCATAATTTGACAAAACATAACCCACACTCAGAGTCTAGGCAGTTATAAAATGGATCAGCTTGATAGAAGCGATTAGAAACATGACTTGGAAAATACAGATTAGTCTGGGTTGGACTAGTCTGCTGATCTGGACAGAATGCAATTATGTAGGGATTCAGTAGGGATTTTTCAAGGACAATGAGGGATTGTCTGGGCCATTTTACTATATGCATTTGTCATCTACAAAATTGAGTATTTTTAATTACTTCACAGTAACTGAGTTGTCTTTtgactggatgtgtgtgtttccacagagtgagaagCGCAGCTCCAACTTCATGTACCTCATGGTGGAGTTTCCCCGTGTCAAAACAAATGAGAAGGAGTACAGCATTGTCTATTATGAAAAGGTATTTCCATTGTTCATAAGCATATAACTAGGTGTATGTTAACATGTAATACACACATGATAGCAGCCTGCTGTATGGATCACAGTGGATTCGGTGACAGCTGATTGGTGTGTTGTCTCTAACTCCTCTCCATTCAGGATGGAGACGACGCGTCGCCCGTTCTCACCAGCTGCGACATCGTCAAAGTCCCGGACCCACAGATGTGCATggtgaaagcacacacacacacacacacacacacacacacacacacacacacttttacactgTGGACATGATGTGTTTATGATGGCTTTGATATTGCTGGTAATGTAGGTAAACAGTTAATTTAACATTATGTGAATTCAACTGTACACATTTACTGGTAATTGTATAAATTTACCCATATTTTTGCATAATATATATCAGTTTGCAGTACTAAGATTTTCTCTGGTCTCACTACAGGAGAACCTAGTGGAGAGCAAGCACCACAAACTGGCTCGTAGCCTCCGCAGCGGCCCGTCGGACCACGACCTGAAGCCCAACGCTGCCACGCGCGACCAGCTCAACGTCAGTAACTAGTACTCCaggtttctgttcaggatccacATGTCACTGAAATAAGCAATAAGCCACGAGAGGCCGTGCTTTGTAGTGACTTTAGAACAGCTATGAGGAGTCGTTAGGCACAGCATgcaaattatttaattattgtcgatttaaaaatatttattgaacatttgcattGTTAGAGAGTtcttctaaaatcactgtaaagcacagTGTTGAGTGGCTTACTACTTTTAAAATGGCAGTATAACAccattgcaataaaaaaaaaagacagagcacaaatgttgaataaatctttgatttttaatcaattttaattaataatagtaaaTGTTATTCTTCTGCAATGCAACAGTTGCTAAACAACATGGTTGCTAAGCGAGAGTGGCGGTATGACCGGTGATTTTTGGTTAacgcattaatatttaaattgaCTACTGTGGGATTGGGATATGGGATATGAAtgtgacagccaatcagaactcaGGACTAGaactaaatattttaaaacacacagataaatgtTTAAGAAGCATTTCTCTGGTTGTTAACGCTCAATTGGGGAACTTAGACTTTCAGGGTCAGAACTGATTTTTCAAAAGAAGGATATCAAGGTGCTTCAACTTGCAGATAAATTATTAAATCAGGTAAATAAATTATTGAGGCCCATACAGGTCAGTTGTTTGCCTCAAtggctgtttgttttctgcaaGTCAAAGTGCCTCGATTGctttcatttgaaatataaaTTATTCTCTGTCTCAGCACTTAAACGCTGTGTACCGGTTTGAGTCTAGTGTTTCAGTAAGTGTGAGCACTAAAATTgatctgatctgtgtgtgtctgtactgtgTGTACCTACAGATCATAGTGAGCTATCCTCCAACCAAGCAGCTGAGCTCTGAAGAGCAGGACCTGGTGTGGAAGTTCAGATACTACCTCACCACACAGGAGAAGGTGGGTATGCTGCTAGAATCTGCTCTTCCCTGCctatttctgttctgttctctgtcatgTTCATTCACGTCACTAAGGTTGTGCTGAATTGTGTGGAAGTTGAGTGTCAACATTAGACTATCCAAACAAAAAGTGACCCAGTTTCCTCTCCAGAGTTTACAGATTCTAACATATATTTAACTCCCAGCGCCTATTATAATATCCTCCTCCTGTCGCCCCAGGCGCTGACAAAGTTCCTGAAGTGTGTGAACTGGGCGCTGCCCCAGGAGGCCAAGCAGGcgctggagctgctggggaaGTGGAGGCCCATGGATGTGGAGGACTCCCTGGAGCTGCTGTCCTCGCAGTTCACCAACCCCACCGTCAGGCGCTACGCTGTGGCGCGCCTGCAGCAGGCGGATGACGAGGTAGGCgtaggaggacagaggggagggggggtcaggAGTGCACGGGTGGGTGGTGATGACTGTGTGAAATTTATTTTTAGAAAGATCTTTCATGTCCTGAGGTAGATGGCCACAAAGTCTATCAGCTGAACTAGTATCTAAGTATTTTACTGGTAAATTCACAGTTTGAAATTGGTGCCTACTGATCCAGTCTAATGTTTATGTTACAGACTGTATGTACACAttcataactgtgtgtgtttttgtgagtggGCGGGTATAGTGTCCACATAACGGGAGACATATGAAGTTAAATGTATGTGAAGAATTTTCGTCCGAAGTTGGATATCCACCATTTACAGAAATGCAACAATTAATGTCACAAAATTATCAGAAGttatgttggttttttttcatgtatagtaggtaacttaagcCCTTGTTGACAAAGTGATTACACTTTTACGGACCAgatcttttatattttttgtgatatttAATGATAAACTTAACCCCAAAATGGAAAGacagcattttggaaagaaactcatCCTCTACCATCACCATAATtactcccttctctcctctctttctcctctctgcaggaCCTGCTGATGTACCTCCTCCAGCTGGTCCAGGCCCTGAAGTACGAGAACTTCAGCGACATCCAGGGAGGCCTGGAGCCAGGCAGCAAGAGAGACAGCCAAGGCCTTGGAGAGAGCTCCGCGCTGGGGGACCTGGACAGGTCAGTGCTTGGATGGGAAATTACAACAGCTATTCTGAAAGTTTGGAGCGTCTTTTCTGTTCTAAAAATAATTTTGGCTGGTAAACTTTGGCAGCTGTGGCCAGTATataaaaagttattttcctGCGTGGGTCGGTACATTAGAAGTCCAAAGCTTTTATCTTAACAGAGTTGTGACAGTGAGAGGACTGGAATGTTTGCTGTGGCTCCAGtgatttttacttcctggatcaAAATTTTTCACTAAGCTGTATTAGCCAAAATCCTCACATGCTGGAAGTGTATTTGTTACTTTGCAGCATTAGTCTTTCAGGAAGCATTGTGAAAGCGTGGTATGATTTTACTGGCATAACTGTCTGCAGATCTACACCTCTGGCCAGGATCTTGGGCCGGTGGCCTGATGCAGAAAACTGCAACTCTTCACACTTGTTAATCTAAACTAAGAGCGAACCACGCAGACACACTATCCACACTATCTCGTCAATTTGACTAGAATCCCACTTATTACTTGAACTGCCATGTTGTTCTGACTGATCTTCGTTTACTGTTTGTTTCTTACTTCTTTACCGTTTGTGTTTGCGTAGTTCCCAGATCCTGTCTGGCCCGTCTGTGCCCTCCCCTGCACCGCAGAAAGGCAAGGAAGGAGCAGACAGCGAGAATCTAGAGGTAAGATAGACGGGTCGTTGGAAAGGAAAACCACGAGGCAGAAGAGAAATCGATTCACAAACTGTCCCACAAGGGAAATGTTCTTGGCAGACGAGgcttacaataaaaaaatacaataaaaacacttaaaatacCACCACATAGTATACAGACAAACATCATAAGACCAGACAGAAAGTCAGTAGCTTGATACAGTGCTAGAAGTCTCACATTTATTCTTATTCCTgctacacagagagaggcagggataAGTGGGGAAACATGCTGATTTGAACACACTCATCCCTGCTTCTAGATATCAATTCAAACCTTGAATTCTTAGATCATTGGTGAATCAAATGTAaggcctgtcatgatgttagccatgtcaGCTTTTACATATATGATTGTCTTTGCTgtaacagactgtaaaatactaatactaacatgCATGAAAACAAAAGTACCATAAGCAgccagatggtgtgtgtgtatctatatgaAATGTGTGTAACGGTGTGTTTACTCTGTCTTCTTATAGCAAGACCTGTGCACGTTTCTCATCTCTCGCGCTTGCAAGAACTCTACGCTTGCCAACTACTTGTACTGGTGAGTACAAcccacagtgtttctctctgaatgagaatgtgtgtgtgtgtgtgtgcgtctgtctcAGTCAGCtaaagccgtgtgtgtgtgtgtgtctttctcagGTATGTGATAGTGGAGTGTGAGGACCAGGACACCCAGCAGAGAGACCTCAAGACCCACGAGATGTACCTCAACGTCATGAGGAGGTTCAGCCAGGCTCTGCTCAAGGTGCGACCTTATCTCGCGTACCCggttcattccaaaatactacatatccatttttttatacttttattgcAAGATTTCATAATTCACTTTCCAGTTACATATACCATATATCATTTGTTCATATCGTTGCAATATATTTGTGCAGAAAAATGAATAGGGGAAACATTATAGAAGGATAAATACACATatggaaacaaacagaaaaaagagggaggaaaaaaaaggctttGAAATTATTGTTTATCTTCTACTCCTCAAGACAACCAAACCTTCATCTGTGCGAACATATGTATATCTTCGTAAATGCCATTTATTTGTTAGCCTCATGTTTAATccagatgtggattgtgcaaaaggggctgcagctcaatatcaggaagatgtttctaatattttgtatattgaGTGTTTGTCTTTTTCACACCCACTCTTTCCTCCAGGGTGATAAGAGTGTGAGGGTGATGCGCTCGCTACTGGCAGCCCAGCAGACCTTCGTGGACAGACTGGTGCAGCTGATGAAGGCcgtgcagagagagagcggcaaTCGCAAGAAGAAGGTAAGAGAATACTtgatcacacacaaaaactcacTCACTGTATCCACCATCCGAAATGAACTTTTTGcttcacctgccaagggctggtaaactaaaataaatcaCCTGCCGAGAATAATTTTTCTggccaaaataaataatatacattTGTCGTAGAAATACGTCACCCTACTCATTTTCAAAGTTAGAATGGGAGAAAATCCCCAAATCCAAATGTAATAAgcctatacacacatacagctgttCTACAAAGTATTTACTCAGAGGGTTAGATActtatttaaatgaaatattgctgTATTTAATTTCAATAAATTTGCATTTCTAAAACATATTTTCACGTTGTCATTATGGGGTATTTTGTGTAGattgttgacaaaaaaaaatccagtttaTTCCAATTTCTATTTAGTctgcaacaccacaaaatgcagaGAAAATCCTCCTAAATCCATTTATAAAGGGCccacacactttacacacactcattccaTTGATCCTGCTGGTTGATTTTAACTGCAGcatcccccacacacacacacacacacacagctgtgttgaCAGTAGcgtccctctctgtgtgtcagacGGAGCGTCTGCAGGCTCTGCTGGCTGACAACGAGAAGGTGAACCTGTCAGAGATCGAGCCCATCCCTCTGCCGCTGGAACCTCAAGTCCGGATCAGAGGCATCGTCCCCGAGACCGCCACGCTCTTCAAGGTACTGGAAACTTTACCTCCCTAAATTTACATTAGCTACATTTACATTCCTAAATCGCTTCCCTATCACTTAAATACAGGGGCAAACATGCCATTCAAGGCACTGGTACACTGTATCATCTtgagttttaatttttaatttcaagAGTTTTGTTAACACTGTGTTCAAGATTTTCATCTGATTGGAGAAATTTAGTTAAGTCTATGTATTCTGCTGTGTTAGCTTAATGTTAATGGAAGCCAActcctacagtatattttctaGATCTCACATATTACTTTTCTATGCAGAGCTGAAGTCTGGTCTTGGTCTCtatatcaattttttttttttttacatcttggACTTGTTTTGGTCTCCTGCCTACTTTGACTCTGACTTGCCTTGGTCTCAGCCACTATTGGATGTTGATTCAACTTTTTCCTGCCTgtccaaaaatataaaaaatgggtAATTTTATTGATATTTAGGTCATTTTCTCCCCATTTCACCTGTAGAAACCTGTGTATGTAGTGGGCCTTAAacttctatgcattgattagttggatgttgaagggtaaAAGACAGAGCAGATTTGCAGATGGAGCTACATATCTGTTCATCCTCAAGAAACTCTACAATTATTGCTtttgcatttggaaagacatgctcactgtttattgcctattttggttttggtcttgaataggacttaatttgct
This region of Centroberyx gerrardi isolate f3 chromosome 23, fCenGer3.hap1.cur.20231027, whole genome shotgun sequence genomic DNA includes:
- the pik3c3 gene encoding phosphatidylinositol 3-kinase catalytic subunit type 3 produces the protein MDTDKFNYVYSCDLDINVQLKIGSLEGKREQKSYKALLQDPMLRFSGLYQENCSDLYVTCQVFAEGKPLALPVRTSYKAFSTRWNWNEWLRLPVKYPDLPQSAQVALTVWDVYGPGRAVPVGGTTVTLFGKYGMFRQGMHDLKVWPGVEGDGGEPTTTPGRTSSSLAEDQMGRLAKLTKAHRQGHMVKVDWLDRLTFREIEMINESEKRSSNFMYLMVEFPRVKTNEKEYSIVYYEKDGDDASPVLTSCDIVKVPDPQMCMENLVESKHHKLARSLRSGPSDHDLKPNAATRDQLNIIVSYPPTKQLSSEEQDLVWKFRYYLTTQEKALTKFLKCVNWALPQEAKQALELLGKWRPMDVEDSLELLSSQFTNPTVRRYAVARLQQADDEDLLMYLLQLVQALKYENFSDIQGGLEPGSKRDSQGLGESSALGDLDSSQILSGPSVPSPAPQKGKEGADSENLEQDLCTFLISRACKNSTLANYLYWYVIVECEDQDTQQRDLKTHEMYLNVMRRFSQALLKGDKSVRVMRSLLAAQQTFVDRLVQLMKAVQRESGNRKKKTERLQALLADNEKVNLSEIEPIPLPLEPQVRIRGIVPETATLFKSALMPAKLIFKAEDGAMYPVIFKHGDDLRQDQLILQIISLMDKLLRKENLDLKLTPYKVLATSTKHGFMQFVQSVPVAEVLATEGNIQSFFRKHAPSEKGPYGISSEVMDTYVKSCAGYCVITYILGVGDRHLDNLLLTKTGKLFHIDFGYILGRDPKPLPPPMKLSKEMVEGMGGMQSEQYQEFRKQCYTAFLHLRRYSNLILNLFSLMVDANIPDIALEPDKTVKKVQDKFRLDLSDEEAVHYMQSLIDESVGALFAAVVEQIHKFAQYWRR